One Setaria italica strain Yugu1 chromosome II, Setaria_italica_v2.0, whole genome shotgun sequence DNA segment encodes these proteins:
- the LOC105913804 gene encoding uncharacterized protein LOC105913804 has protein sequence MIDNDQTTRDLWLSIEGLFRANKQSRAIFLSHDFHSMMLRDSSIAECCSRMKTLADVLRDVSHPVQDSQLVLNLLRGLNPRFSNTSSTADDTANSIAGFPSFAEVRDMLALKELHLTNEEKISNSNALLAGTSLSSSSSSCTAGCRPPSGFVQTGSGGGSKKKWQKKGSGGF, from the coding sequence ATGATCGACAATGATCAGACCACCCGGGATCTTTGGCTCTCCATCGAGGGTCTCTTTCGCGCCAACAAGCAGTCCCGggcgatcttcctcagccacgacttccactccatgatgCTGCGCGACTCCTCCATTGCCGAGTGCTGCAGCCGCATGAAAACCCTCGCCGACGTCCTCCGCGACGTCAGCCATCCCGTTCAGGACTCCCAGCTTGTCCTGAACCTTCTTCGCGGCCTTAACCCGCGCTTCTCCAACACCTCCAGCACCGCCGACGACACCGCCAACTCCATCGCCGGCTTCCCATCCTTCGCCGAGGTGCGGGACATGCTCGCCCTGAAGGAACTTCACCTCACCAAcgaggagaagatctccaactccaacgcCCTCCTCGCCGGGACCTCCttgtcgtcttcgtcctcgagCTGTACGGCCGGGTGTCGCCCACCGTCTGGTTTTGTCCAAACTGGCAGCGGTGGTGgcagcaagaagaagtggcAGAAGAAGGGCAGCGGTGGCTTCTAG
- the LOC101764804 gene encoding uncharacterized protein LOC101764804, translated as MATAAAAATAASTSLRPPSASQRRLASVPRRWCWGIPVRSAGGSAFHAERRRRSTLLCAADKAPEESLKKTIEVDRLIDMLREANHRELDQIVVENVLAFDAGFWVRLAARIDLCKSDDDKKDYEELAENVMNIVDRLVHKTDQKIEQSTDVLKAILSPVMHEGDVKWPPRDPETVKLMEKEISRREQEGQLDEGFLSEVSAQLRQAKQDGDKPGLQAMLQKVLQLYASKSLQKRSYAYKGGQVVVPEKFLESIIQAPENEWNKVLLDGLTVGKGDVSPDDFYAVINKRIERVLIRTEGGSYQQRILVEYLKEIQARAEEVVKVLQGPTI; from the exons ATGGCCACGGCCGCAGCagccgccaccgcggcctctACGTCGCTCCGGCCGCCGTCTGCATCCCAGCGACGCTTGGCG AGTGTGCCCCGTCGGTGGTGTTGGGGGATCCCTGTGCGGTCCGCCGGGGGGAGCGCATTCCATgcggagcggcggaggcg GAGCACCTTATTATGCGCAGCTGATAAAGCTCCTGAAGAATCCCTCAAGAAGACCATTGAAGTGGATAGGTTGATTGATATGCTGAGGGAAGCAAATCATAGAGAG CTTGATCAAATTGTGGTTGAAAATGTTCTGGCATTCGACGCTGGTTTCTGGGTTCGGCTGGCAGCTAGAATTGATCTCTGCAAATCGGATGATGATAAA AAAGATTATGAAGAGCTGGCTGAAAATGTAATGAACATTGTTGACCGGCTTGTTCACAAGACTGAT CAAAAGATTGAACAGTCAACTGATGTGCTGAAGGCAATTCTTAGTCCTGTGATGCATGAAGGAGATGTGAAGTGGCCACCAAGAGATCCAGAGACAGTCAAATTGATGGAGAAA GAAATATCACGCCGAGAACAAGAAGGACAGCTCGATGAGGGATTTCTGTCGGAAGTTAGTGCTCAGTTGAGGCAA GCTAAACAAGATGGAGATAAGCCAGGCCTTCAAGCTATGCTGCAAAAGGTGTTGCAGTTATATGCTTCCAAATCTCTCCAGAAACGTAGTTACGCGTACAAAG GGGGCCAAGTTGTAGTTCCTGAAAAGTTTCTTGAATCCATAATACAGG CGCCTGAGAATGAATGGAACAAGGTGTTGCTTGACGGACTTACAGTCGGAAAAGGAGATGTTTCACCGGATGATTTTTATGCCGTTATTAACAAGAGAATTGAGCGAGTCTTGATTCGCACG GAAGGTGGTTCTTACCAGCAACGCATACTTGTTGAGTATCTAAAAGAGATACAGGCTAGAGCAGAGGAAGTTGTCAAAGTGCTTCAAGGACCAACAATTTAA
- the LOC101763591 gene encoding protein enabled homolog, with protein sequence MLGAVLRVPAPIPPPLLPTLPRPLLTLRRCRSYCIPPGTPPMASAGPRDGGGATKPDAAPSPSPAPAPAPAPVPQPPEKPLPGDCCGSGCVRCVWDIYFDELDAYDKALAAHAAASSGSGVKDDSADTKPSDGAKS encoded by the coding sequence ATGCTGGGCGCCGTCCTCCGCGTCCCGGCCCCGATCCCGCCGCCACTGCTCCCCACGCTGCCGCGCCCTCTCCTcaccctccgccgctgccgcagctACTGCATCCCGCCTGGGACGCCGCCCATGGCCTCGGCCGGcccccgcgacggcggcggcgccacgaaGCCCGACGCcgcgccatcgccatcgccggcgcccgcgcccgcgcccgcgccggtgCCGCAGCCGCCCGAGAAGCCGCTCCCGGGCGACTGCTGCGGCAGCGGCTGCGTGCGCTGCGTCTGGGACATCTACTTCGACGAGCTCGACGCGTACGACAAGGCCCTCGCCGCCcacgcggcggcctcctcgggcTCCGGCGTCAAGGACGACTCCGCTGATACCAAGCCCAGTGACGGCGCCAAGTCCTGA
- the LOC101764404 gene encoding uncharacterized protein LOC101764404: MLRDANPRELDQIVVENVLAFDAGFWVRLAARIDICKSDDDKKDYEELAENVMNIVDRLVHKTDIEQSTDVLKEIISPAIHEGDVKWPPRDPDTLKLMEKEISRREQEGQLDEGFLSEVSAQLRLNKMEINQGFKLCCKRCCSYTRPHLSKSGVRLTKAHENEWNKVLLDGLTVGKGDVSPDELYAVICKRTERVLIRTEGGSYQQHVLVEFLKEIQARAKEVVKVLQGPTI, encoded by the exons ATGCTGAGGGATGCAAATCCTAGAGAG CTTGATCAAATAGTGGTTGAAAATGTTCTGGCATTCGATGCTGGTTTCTGGGTTCGGCTGGCAGCTAGAATTGACATCTGCAAATCAGATGATGATAAA AAAGATTACGAAGAGCTGGCTGAAAATGTCATGAACATTGTTGACAGGCTTGTTCACAAGACTGAT ATTGAACAGTCAACTGATGTGCTGAAGGAAATCATCAGTCCGGCAATTCATGAAGGAGATGTGAAGTGGCCACCAAGAGACCCAGACACTCTCAAATTGATGGAGAAA GAAATATCACGCCGAGAACAAGAGGGGCAGCTTGATGAGGGATTTCTGTCGGAAGTCAGTGCTCAGTTGAG GCTAAACAAGATGGAGATAAACCAGGGCTTCAAGCTATGTTGCAAAAGGTGTTGCAGTTATACGCGGCCACATCTCTCCAAAAGCGGAGTTAGGCTTACAAAG GCACATGAGAATGAGTGGAACAAGGTGCTACTTGATGGACTTACAGTTGGAAAAGGAGATGTTTCACCCGACGAACTTTATGCTGTTATTTGTAAGAGAACTGAGAGGGTCTTAATTCGAACC GAAGGTGGTTCTTATCAGCAACACGTTCTTGTCGAGTTTCTAAAAGAGATACAAGCTAGAGCAAAGGAAGTTGTTAAAGTGCTTCAAGGACCAACGATTTAA
- the LOC101770911 gene encoding protein MEI2-like 6 produces MAASQSRRLDASAPPYVRKVSIVAPPATLELYMGPPVAALPPVGFYYPAPVLVAPPAPGFPPATSLACWGFPQSPCVGMPGASPSPAGWAPVTPVAMGMPAAPAEAAFPPQPQIPGVAATRRGGRHHHSRRGARPLPRLDVPSRQRGAGRAAPQPSSSGAEVAGAGKGEPAIEPSPRSVLVRSSPPDTPSALPTTFPYPELGSPSPPPSAGNKHVYPPRRRRSGGRATGRHRQAAGGTVRRAEPKARRLFDSSCNSTTVMIRNIPNDFRRTRLMQIIDQHCSIENDDIKSGGVKSEYDFLYLPMDFSTGANKGYAFVNMTTPEAAQRLHHHLHGHRWKVNRSGKTCEVDHGAIEGLDNLVKRFSDSRFDCADEEFLPVWFEPARDGSRTTVPHLVGRMLRIAPRD; encoded by the exons ATGGCCGCTTCCCAGTCCCGGCGCCTCGACGCTTCTGCTCCGCCCTACGTGAGGAAGGTGTCCATcgtcgcgccgccggccacgctCGAGCTCTACATGGGCCCCCCTGTGGCGGCCCTGCCGCCGGTGGGCTTCTACTACCCGGCGCCGGTCTTGGTCGCGCCTCCGGCGCCGGGGTTCCCACCAGCTACATCCCTGGCTTGCTGGGGATTCCCGCAGAGCCCCTGCGTGGGGATGCCGGGCGCGTCGCCGTCCCCTGCTGGCTGGGCACCGGTGACGCCGGTGGCCATGGGCATGCCCgctgcgccggcggaggcggcgtttCCCCCGCAGCCACAGATTCCGGGCGTGGCGGCGACCCGGCGGGGCGGTCGCCACCACCATTCGCGCCGGGGAGCGAGGCCGCTGCCCCGGCTCGACGTGCCGTCGAGGCAGCGAggggcggggcgggcggcgccccaGCCGTCATCCAGCGGCGCGGAGGTCGCCGGGGCCGGCAAGGGGGAGCCGGCGATCGAGCCCTCGCCGCGCTCGGTGCTTGTCCGGTCGAGCCCACCCGATACGCCGTCAGCGCTGCCGACGACGTTTCCGTACCCGGAGCTCGGttccccttcgccgccgccgtccgccggcaACAAGCACGTCTATCCGCCACGGAGGAGGCGGTCCGGCGGGCGCGCGACTGGTCGTCACCGTCAGGCCGCCGGAGGCACGGTGCGCCGCGCCGAGCCGAAGGCACGGCGGCTTTTCGACTCATCTTGTAACAGCACTACGGTCATGATCCGCAACATTCCAAACGATTTTAG GCGGACGAGGCTTATGCAAATCATCGATCAGCACTGCTCGATTGAAAACGATGACATCAAATCCGGCGGCGTGAAGTCTGAATATGACTTCTTATATCTTCCTATGGACTTCAG CACCGGCGCAAACAAGGGCTATGCCTTTGTTAATATGACGACACCGGAGGCGGCGCAGcgtctccaccaccacctgcacGGGCACCGCTGGAAGGTGAACCGCTCAGGCAAGACGTGTGAGGTGGATCACGGCGCCATCGAG GGACTGGACAACCTGGTGAAGCGCTTCTCCGACTCACGCTTCGACTGTGCCGACGAGGAATTCCTCCCCGTGTGGTTCGAGCCGGCCCGCGACGGTAGCCGGACTACCGTGCCGCATCTCGTCGGCCGCATGCTACGCATCGCTCCACGTGATTGA